One window of the Shewanella khirikhana genome contains the following:
- a CDS encoding thioesterase family protein produces MNLYFRLIWLFLWRVRHCNRIGFLDVSRIEYRALPSDCDINMHLTNSRYPAFMDLARTYMLAEMGLLKRFLKLKWMPIVNAAEFTYIRDIKPLQKFTIESRVVGWDEKYFYIDQRFVSERGLHCIVHVRGVFVCNRKQVPISELVREAGYEGEAPALSPEVQKWKAFLQLKKERNT; encoded by the coding sequence ATGAACCTGTACTTTCGACTTATCTGGTTGTTTTTATGGCGTGTTCGCCACTGCAATCGCATTGGATTCCTCGATGTCAGCCGCATCGAATACCGGGCACTGCCGTCAGACTGCGATATCAACATGCACCTGACCAACAGCCGCTATCCGGCCTTTATGGATCTGGCCCGCACCTACATGCTGGCGGAAATGGGTCTGCTGAAACGCTTTTTGAAACTGAAGTGGATGCCCATAGTCAATGCCGCCGAATTCACCTACATCCGCGATATTAAGCCGCTGCAAAAGTTCACCATCGAGAGCCGCGTAGTGGGTTGGGATGAAAAGTATTTTTATATTGATCAGCGCTTTGTCAGCGAGCGTGGCCTGCATTGCATAGTGCATGTACGCGGGGTGTTTGTGTGTAATCGCAAGCAGGTGCCCATCAGCGAGCTGGTACGGGAAGCAGGTTATGAGGGCGAGGCGCCAGCCCTGTCACCCGAAGTGCAAAAGTGGAAGGCCTTCCTGCAGCTCAAAAAAGAGCGCAATACCTGA
- a CDS encoding efflux RND transporter periplasmic adaptor subunit, which produces MRQMLKIASAVGLVLWVSACGQEEAQQGAQQARPPMEVGVVEVKASAQNILVELPGRSRAYLEAEVRPQVSGIIMERNFVEGREVKEGQSLYKIDDATYKATLESAKADLASAQASLASAKARAARYEKLVKTNAISKQDFDEADASYKEALARVKVAEAQLHTAEINLKYTQVQAPISGRIGKSAVTPGALVTANQGQVLATIQQLDPINVDITQSSVQLLALKAKLRAGKLQAADNAEVQLVLEDGTTYEHKGKLQFAEVSVDENTGSVILRAEFPNPDNVLLPGMYVRAVLNTGVDPSAILVPQKAITRNTRGEAVAMVVNAESQVEARNVTTAEVIDHQWRVTSGLQAGDKLIIEGLQKIRPGAPVVAKPAGSTQAQ; this is translated from the coding sequence ATGCGGCAAATGTTAAAAATTGCCTCCGCCGTTGGCCTGGTGCTGTGGGTCAGTGCCTGTGGTCAGGAAGAAGCGCAGCAGGGCGCCCAGCAAGCGCGTCCCCCCATGGAAGTGGGCGTGGTTGAGGTGAAGGCATCCGCCCAGAACATTCTGGTGGAACTGCCCGGCCGCAGTCGTGCTTACCTCGAAGCCGAAGTGCGCCCTCAGGTGTCCGGCATCATCATGGAGCGCAACTTCGTTGAAGGTCGCGAAGTGAAGGAAGGCCAGTCGCTGTACAAGATTGACGACGCCACCTACAAGGCCACTCTGGAAAGCGCCAAGGCCGATCTGGCCAGCGCCCAGGCATCCCTTGCCAGTGCCAAGGCCCGCGCCGCCCGTTACGAGAAGCTGGTGAAAACCAATGCTATCTCCAAACAGGACTTCGACGAAGCCGACGCCAGCTACAAAGAAGCCCTCGCCCGGGTGAAAGTGGCCGAAGCCCAGCTGCACACCGCCGAGATTAACCTCAAGTACACCCAGGTGCAGGCGCCTATTTCCGGCCGCATCGGCAAATCTGCCGTGACCCCGGGTGCACTGGTGACCGCCAACCAGGGACAGGTGCTGGCCACCATCCAGCAGCTTGACCCCATCAACGTTGACATCACCCAGTCCAGCGTTCAGCTGCTGGCCCTCAAGGCCAAGTTGCGTGCCGGTAAGTTGCAGGCGGCCGATAACGCCGAGGTGCAACTGGTACTCGAAGATGGCACCACCTACGAGCACAAAGGCAAGCTGCAATTTGCCGAAGTGAGCGTGGATGAGAACACAGGCTCAGTTATTCTGCGCGCCGAATTCCCTAACCCTGACAACGTGTTGCTGCCCGGCATGTATGTGCGCGCCGTGCTGAACACAGGCGTGGACCCGAGTGCCATTCTGGTGCCGCAAAAGGCCATTACCCGCAACACCCGCGGTGAAGCCGTGGCCATGGTGGTGAACGCCGAAAGCCAGGTTGAGGCCCGTAACGTGACCACAGCCGAGGTGATCGATCACCAGTGGCGCGTCACTTCAGGTCTTCAGGCCGGTGACAAGCTCATCATCGAAGGGCTGCAGAAAATTCGTCCCGGCGCCCCTGTGGTGGCCAAGCCTGCCGGTTCTACTCAGGCACAGTAA
- a CDS encoding SDR family oxidoreductase yields MILILGASGELASLTTAALQTLGNTETVRLGSRSPAKLAAEGIQTLFADYDQQDSLEAAMAGVSKVLFISGNIANDARLAQHLNVIAAAKKAGVSQLLYTSFQSPSLDSAFDFGASHAATEAAIRASGVPATVVRNAFYAELQLMSLGHTLESGTLTHAAADGRFAPVSKADIAEALARLLMTTPDADKHIGSTYEFTGPELLSYADIAKLISELTGKRIETNEISPEAQIAALSQMGLPGFLAKALGGASRAIAAGEYDTRSDDLARILGREPRSLREVIAAALG; encoded by the coding sequence ATGATCCTGATCCTCGGTGCAAGTGGCGAACTGGCCAGCCTGACCACAGCAGCCCTGCAAACCCTCGGCAACACTGAAACTGTACGCCTGGGCAGCCGCTCCCCTGCCAAACTGGCGGCCGAAGGCATCCAAACCCTGTTTGCCGACTACGACCAACAAGACTCACTCGAAGCCGCCATGGCGGGCGTGTCCAAAGTCTTGTTTATTTCGGGCAACATCGCCAACGATGCCCGTCTGGCCCAGCATCTGAACGTTATCGCCGCCGCGAAAAAGGCCGGCGTGAGCCAACTGCTGTACACCAGCTTCCAGTCACCCAGCCTCGACAGCGCCTTTGATTTTGGTGCCAGCCACGCCGCCACTGAGGCCGCCATCCGCGCCTCGGGCGTGCCTGCCACCGTGGTGCGCAACGCCTTTTATGCTGAGCTGCAACTGATGAGCCTTGGCCATACCCTGGAAAGCGGCACCCTGACCCACGCTGCCGCCGACGGCCGCTTTGCACCTGTGAGCAAGGCAGATATTGCCGAGGCGCTGGCCAGATTGCTGATGACAACACCCGATGCAGACAAGCATATCGGCAGCACTTACGAGTTCACCGGCCCTGAGCTGCTGTCCTATGCCGACATCGCCAAACTCATCAGCGAACTCACAGGTAAGCGAATTGAAACCAACGAAATCAGCCCGGAAGCGCAAATTGCGGCGCTGAGCCAAATGGGTTTGCCCGGCTTCTTGGCCAAGGCGCTGGGCGGTGCCAGCCGTGCCATTGCCGCAGGGGAATACGATACGCGCAGCGATGATTTGGCGCGTATCCTCGGCCGCGAGCCCCGCAGTCTTCGCGAGGTGATTGCAGCCGCCCTTGGCTGA
- a CDS encoding TorF family putative porin, with protein MAEEAKVFGGTLGGKLTIASDYVFRGESETMDGDVPAIQGTLSWSNDAGWYAGVFGSNIKFADPNLEVVTGPFIGKAGEFGDSGFTYDVMVFSYLYPGASYSNYTELWLKVGKQFGKLNMQLEVTPTLDDWFGVDGWQGVNYAVHPSYSFDNGIQLSGSVGYQDLDGEGAEGWGHWNLGVSKTWAGYTLDLRYHGSTVDTDHKVYGTQTEIFDDRFVVGISKAF; from the coding sequence ATGGCCGAAGAAGCCAAGGTATTTGGCGGCACCCTGGGCGGCAAGCTGACTATCGCCAGCGACTATGTATTCCGTGGCGAATCCGAAACCATGGATGGCGATGTGCCAGCCATTCAGGGCACCCTGAGCTGGAGCAATGATGCCGGTTGGTATGCCGGTGTATTCGGCTCCAACATCAAGTTTGCCGACCCCAATCTGGAAGTGGTAACCGGCCCCTTTATCGGTAAGGCCGGTGAGTTTGGTGATTCAGGTTTCACCTACGATGTGATGGTGTTTTCTTACCTGTATCCCGGCGCTTCCTACAGCAATTACACCGAGCTGTGGCTGAAGGTGGGTAAGCAATTTGGCAAGCTGAACATGCAGTTAGAGGTGACTCCAACGCTGGATGACTGGTTCGGCGTGGATGGCTGGCAAGGGGTGAACTATGCGGTGCACCCAAGCTACAGCTTCGACAATGGCATTCAGCTGTCCGGCTCTGTGGGTTATCAGGATCTCGACGGCGAAGGCGCCGAAGGCTGGGGCCACTGGAACCTGGGTGTGTCCAAGACCTGGGCCGGTTACACCCTGGATCTGCGTTACCACGGCAGCACAGTGGACACAGATCACAAGGTGTACGGCACCCAAACCGAGATTTTTGACGATCGCTTCGTCGTCGGCATCAGCAAGGCGTTTTAA
- a CDS encoding efflux RND transporter permease subunit — MARFFIDRPIFAWVIAILVMLAGVLAIRGLPVSQYPNIAPPKVVISASYPGASAKTLEDSVTQVIEQRMTGLDNLRYINSTSDGFGNAEITLTFNAEADADIAQVQVQNKLQSAMPLLPQEVQAQGVRVNKSTSGFLMVLGFVSGDGSLTKNDIADYVGSNIQDPLSRVAGVGDITLFGAPYAMRIWLDPLKLTQYSLTTQDVVAAIREQNAQVSAGQLGGAPSVKGQELNATVSAQSRLETPEQFRKIILKSDTNGAKVYLNDVARVELGAESYVVESYYNGRPAAGLAISLATGANALDTAKRVRAKIEEMKPFFPAGMEVVYPYDTTPFVEKSIEGVVHTLLEAVVLVFVIMYLFLQNFRATLIPTIAVPVVLLGTFAVLSAFGFSINTLTMFAMVLAIGLLVDDAIVVVENVERVMQEEGLSPLEATRKSMDQITGALVGIGLTLSAVFVPMAFMSGSTGVIYRQFSITIVSAMALSVLVALILTPALCATMLKPLKPGHAHGQHGFFGWFNRSFERLTSRYEASVAGILKRTLRVMAIYLALVVATGWIFMRMPTAFLPDEDQGILFAQVILPTNSTQESTVKVLEKMDKYFLEDEKENVKSVFSVAGFSFAGMGQNMGIAFVGMQDWAEREGPGQDVFSLTGRAMGAFSQIKEAFVFAFAPPSVIELGTANGFDFYLQDKNGQGHDKLLAARNQLLGLAAQNPNLVGVRPNGQEDAPMYQLDIDHAKLRALGVDIGSVNSAIATAWGGSYVNDFIDRGRVKKVFVQSDAQYRMQPEDLNTWYVRNAKGEMVPFSAFATGRWEYGSPRLERFNGLPAMNIQGATAPGYSTGDAMLDIEKIVEQLPPGFGIEWNGLSYEERLSGNQAPALYALSILVVFLVLAALYESWSVPFAVILVVPLGIIGALLAMNGRGLSNDVFFQVGLLTTVGLATKNAILIVEFAKEFYEKGAGLIEATLHAVRVRLRPILMTSLAFGLGVVPLAISTGVGSGAQNAIGTGVLGGMMSSTFLGIFFVPLFFVIVERIFSKREKEGKEHNTDKPADKH, encoded by the coding sequence ATGGCACGTTTCTTTATCGATCGACCCATCTTTGCCTGGGTGATCGCGATTCTGGTGATGTTGGCGGGTGTGCTCGCCATCAGGGGCTTGCCCGTATCCCAGTATCCGAACATTGCACCGCCCAAGGTGGTGATCTCGGCAAGTTATCCCGGCGCATCCGCCAAGACCCTGGAAGACTCGGTAACCCAGGTTATCGAACAGCGGATGACAGGTCTGGACAACCTGCGTTACATCAACTCCACCAGTGATGGTTTCGGTAATGCCGAAATCACCCTGACCTTCAACGCCGAAGCCGACGCGGATATCGCTCAGGTGCAGGTGCAGAACAAGCTGCAATCGGCCATGCCGCTGCTGCCGCAGGAAGTGCAGGCCCAGGGCGTGCGGGTGAATAAGTCCACCTCAGGCTTCCTGATGGTGCTGGGCTTTGTGTCCGGTGACGGCAGCCTGACCAAGAACGACATCGCCGACTATGTGGGCTCCAACATTCAGGACCCCTTAAGCCGGGTTGCCGGTGTGGGTGATATCACCCTGTTCGGCGCGCCCTATGCGATGCGGATATGGCTCGACCCACTCAAACTGACCCAGTACAGCCTGACTACCCAGGACGTGGTTGCCGCGATTCGTGAGCAGAACGCCCAGGTGTCGGCCGGTCAGCTGGGCGGCGCGCCCTCGGTAAAAGGTCAGGAGCTGAACGCGACTGTGTCGGCCCAAAGCCGCCTGGAAACCCCGGAGCAGTTTCGTAAGATTATCCTCAAGTCCGACACTAACGGCGCCAAGGTTTATCTGAACGACGTGGCCCGGGTGGAACTGGGCGCCGAAAGCTATGTGGTTGAATCCTACTACAACGGCCGTCCGGCAGCGGGTCTGGCAATCAGCCTGGCCACAGGTGCCAACGCGCTGGATACCGCCAAGCGGGTACGGGCAAAAATCGAAGAGATGAAGCCCTTCTTCCCTGCCGGTATGGAAGTAGTTTACCCCTACGACACCACCCCCTTCGTGGAAAAATCCATAGAAGGCGTGGTGCACACCCTGCTGGAAGCCGTGGTACTGGTATTCGTGATCATGTACCTGTTCCTGCAAAACTTCCGCGCCACTCTTATCCCAACCATTGCGGTACCCGTGGTGCTGCTGGGTACCTTCGCGGTGCTGTCGGCCTTTGGCTTCTCCATCAACACCCTGACCATGTTCGCCATGGTACTGGCCATTGGTCTTCTGGTGGACGATGCCATTGTGGTGGTGGAAAACGTCGAGCGGGTAATGCAGGAAGAGGGCTTAAGCCCGCTGGAAGCCACCCGTAAGTCGATGGATCAGATCACCGGCGCCCTGGTGGGTATCGGTTTGACCCTGTCGGCGGTATTCGTGCCCATGGCCTTTATGTCCGGCTCAACCGGGGTGATTTACCGTCAGTTCTCCATCACTATCGTATCGGCAATGGCGCTGTCGGTACTGGTGGCACTTATTCTGACTCCAGCGCTGTGTGCCACCATGCTCAAGCCGCTCAAGCCCGGCCATGCCCATGGTCAGCACGGCTTCTTTGGCTGGTTCAACCGCAGCTTTGAGCGCCTGACATCGCGCTACGAAGCCAGTGTGGCCGGTATCCTCAAGCGCACCCTGCGGGTGATGGCGATTTATCTGGCGTTGGTGGTTGCCACCGGCTGGATCTTTATGCGCATGCCTACCGCCTTCTTGCCCGATGAAGATCAGGGTATTCTGTTTGCCCAGGTGATCCTGCCCACCAACTCCACTCAGGAGTCCACGGTGAAGGTGCTGGAGAAGATGGACAAATACTTCCTCGAAGACGAGAAAGAGAACGTGAAATCCGTGTTCTCCGTGGCTGGCTTCTCCTTTGCCGGTATGGGTCAGAACATGGGTATCGCCTTCGTGGGTATGCAGGACTGGGCCGAGCGTGAAGGTCCTGGTCAGGACGTATTCTCCCTCACCGGCCGCGCCATGGGTGCCTTCTCGCAGATTAAAGAAGCCTTCGTGTTTGCCTTTGCGCCGCCGTCGGTAATTGAACTCGGCACCGCCAACGGTTTCGATTTCTATCTGCAGGACAAAAACGGTCAGGGCCACGACAAGTTGCTGGCAGCCCGTAACCAATTGCTGGGCCTGGCCGCGCAAAACCCCAACCTGGTGGGCGTGCGCCCCAATGGTCAGGAAGATGCGCCCATGTACCAGCTGGATATCGACCATGCCAAGCTGCGCGCGCTCGGCGTGGATATCGGCTCGGTCAACAGCGCCATTGCCACCGCCTGGGGCGGCAGCTACGTGAACGACTTTATCGACCGTGGCCGGGTGAAGAAGGTATTTGTGCAGTCCGATGCCCAGTACCGGATGCAGCCAGAAGACCTCAACACCTGGTATGTGCGTAACGCCAAAGGCGAAATGGTGCCCTTCTCGGCCTTCGCCACCGGTCGCTGGGAATATGGCTCGCCACGTCTGGAACGCTTTAACGGCTTGCCTGCGATGAACATCCAGGGCGCCACCGCCCCGGGTTACAGCACCGGTGATGCCATGCTGGATATCGAGAAAATCGTTGAGCAGCTGCCACCGGGCTTCGGTATCGAATGGAACGGTCTGTCGTACGAAGAACGTCTGTCAGGCAACCAGGCGCCGGCACTGTATGCGCTGTCGATTCTGGTGGTATTCCTGGTATTGGCGGCCCTCTATGAGAGCTGGTCGGTGCCCTTTGCAGTTATCCTGGTGGTACCGCTCGGTATTATCGGTGCCCTGCTGGCAATGAACGGTCGCGGTCTGTCCAACGACGTATTCTTCCAGGTGGGTCTGCTCACCACAGTGGGTCTGGCGACCAAGAACGCCATCCTTATCGTGGAATTCGCCAAGGAATTCTATGAGAAGGGCGCCGGACTTATCGAAGCCACCCTGCACGCGGTGCGGGTGCGTCTGCGCCCCATTCTGATGACCTCGCTGGCCTTCGGTCTGGGTGTGGTGCCGCTCGCTATCTCTACCGGCGTGGGCTCAGGCGCGCAGAACGCCATCGGTACCGGGGTACTCGGCGGTATGATGAGCTCGACCTTCCTCGGCATCTTCTTCGTGCCGCTGTTCTTCGTGATTGTTGAGCGTATCTTCAGCAAGCGCGAGAAAGAAGGCAAAGAGCACAACACCGACAAACCGGCCGACAAGCATTAA
- a CDS encoding LysR family transcriptional regulator encodes MDASQLYRMLVFASVVEQGSLTLAAEVLGISRSMVSQHLKKLEERLGCELLHRTTRRISLTEDGREFFHYCGELLQLARQAEAVTRPADEHLHGSLRITAPVGLGEHDLLPLIGEFHQRYPNIRMTLLLEDNKLNLLEHQIDVAIQGGWPEDSEFRAIKLGSFDEQLVASPAYVAAHGRPLHPDNLQHHQWLAHASSHLPKSWTLHNGQGEEYRVRVTPFISCNSTNGLLALTLQGLGVAILPDNLIGQHLASGELELLLPDYHLREGGIYALHPYKENTPPRVRVFIDFLKQKLFKST; translated from the coding sequence ATGGACGCTTCCCAACTCTATCGCATGCTGGTGTTTGCCTCGGTTGTCGAGCAGGGTTCGCTGACCTTGGCCGCCGAGGTGCTGGGGATAAGCCGCTCCATGGTGAGCCAGCATCTGAAAAAGCTGGAAGAGCGTTTGGGCTGCGAGCTGTTGCATCGCACCACCCGCCGTATCAGCCTGACCGAGGACGGCCGTGAGTTTTTCCATTACTGCGGCGAACTGCTGCAATTGGCGCGTCAGGCCGAGGCGGTGACCCGTCCGGCGGATGAACATCTGCACGGCAGTTTGAGGATCACCGCCCCTGTGGGCCTTGGCGAGCACGATCTGTTGCCGCTTATCGGCGAGTTTCACCAGCGTTATCCCAACATCCGCATGACCCTGCTGCTGGAAGACAACAAGCTGAATTTGCTTGAGCATCAAATCGATGTGGCCATTCAGGGCGGCTGGCCGGAAGACTCAGAATTCAGAGCCATCAAGCTTGGCAGTTTCGATGAGCAGCTGGTGGCCAGCCCAGCCTATGTGGCCGCCCACGGCAGGCCATTGCACCCTGATAATCTCCAACATCATCAGTGGCTTGCCCATGCCTCAAGCCATCTTCCCAAGAGCTGGACCCTACACAATGGTCAGGGCGAGGAATACCGGGTTCGGGTGACTCCCTTTATCAGCTGTAACAGCACCAATGGCCTGCTGGCGCTGACCTTGCAGGGCCTGGGGGTGGCGATTCTGCCGGACAATCTGATAGGCCAGCATCTGGCCTCCGGCGAGCTTGAGCTCTTACTGCCCGACTACCATTTGCGCGAAGGCGGCATCTACGCATTGCACCCCTACAAGGAGAACACTCCGCCACGGGTGCGGGTGTTTATCGATTTTCTGAAACAGAAGCTGTTCAAATCTACCTGA
- the prlC gene encoding oligopeptidase A, whose translation MTNPLLEPSKLPPFSAIKPEHIQSAVEQAIGHCRAEIERVLAAGDFSWQGLVAPLEEADDRLSKLWSPVSHMNSVLSTEEWRAAHDACLPLLSEYGTFVGQHEGLYQAYKTLHGSDEFKTLPRAKQTLIEHALRDFELSGIGLDDAKKARYGDIVKRLSELSSNFSNQVLDATHAWTKLITDESELKGLPESALAAAKAMAEDKELQGYLFTLDFPSYLPVMMYCENRELREECYTAFVTRASDQGPNAGKFDNGPLMEELLALRHELATLLGFDSFAHKSLATKMAETPAQVISFLNELALHSRPQAKKELDELKAFAASEYGATDLKAWDLSFYGEKLKQHRYEISQEELRPYFPENKVLSGLFHTVERLFGLKIEEQTEFDRWHKDVRFFHIFDAEGEHRGSFYLDLYARSGKRGGAWMDECRVRRLSGGELQRPVAYLTCNFNGPVGGKPALFTHDEVVTLFHEFGHGIHHMLTKVDVAGVSGINGVPWDAVELPSQFMENWCWEEEALQEISGHFETGEPLPKSMLDKMLAAKNFQSAMMMVRQLEFSLFDFRLHLEYNSEDGARIQETLDEVRQQVAVVIPPSINRFQHSFSHIFAGGYAAGYYSYKWAEVLSADAFSRFEDEGIFNPQTGRAFLTNILEMGGSEEPMELFRRFMGREPNTDALLRHSGISH comes from the coding sequence ATGACCAATCCACTGCTTGAGCCTTCCAAGCTGCCGCCGTTTTCGGCCATTAAACCCGAGCACATCCAAAGCGCTGTTGAGCAGGCCATAGGCCACTGCCGCGCCGAGATAGAACGCGTACTGGCGGCCGGCGACTTCAGCTGGCAGGGACTGGTGGCGCCGCTCGAAGAGGCCGACGACCGCCTGAGCAAGCTCTGGTCACCGGTATCCCACATGAATTCTGTGCTGAGCACCGAAGAATGGCGCGCCGCCCACGATGCCTGTTTGCCGCTGTTGTCTGAATACGGCACCTTCGTTGGTCAGCACGAGGGCCTGTATCAGGCCTACAAAACCCTGCACGGCTCAGACGAATTCAAAACCCTGCCACGGGCCAAACAAACTCTGATTGAACACGCGCTGCGTGATTTTGAACTGTCGGGCATTGGCCTGGACGATGCCAAAAAGGCTCGCTACGGCGACATCGTCAAGCGTCTGTCGGAGCTTTCCAGCAATTTCTCCAATCAGGTGCTGGATGCCACCCACGCCTGGACCAAACTCATCACCGACGAATCCGAGCTTAAGGGGCTGCCCGAGTCAGCCCTGGCCGCCGCCAAAGCCATGGCCGAAGACAAAGAATTGCAGGGCTATCTGTTCACCCTCGACTTCCCGTCGTACCTGCCGGTGATGATGTACTGCGAAAACCGTGAGCTGCGTGAAGAGTGTTACACCGCCTTCGTTACCCGCGCATCAGATCAGGGCCCCAATGCAGGCAAGTTCGACAATGGCCCGCTGATGGAAGAGCTGCTGGCACTGCGCCATGAACTGGCAACCCTGCTCGGCTTTGACAGCTTTGCCCACAAGTCGCTGGCCACCAAAATGGCCGAGACTCCGGCCCAGGTCATCAGCTTCTTGAACGAACTGGCGCTGCACTCCCGCCCACAGGCCAAAAAAGAGTTGGATGAACTCAAGGCCTTTGCCGCCAGCGAATATGGCGCTACCGACCTCAAGGCATGGGACTTGAGCTTCTATGGCGAAAAGCTCAAACAGCACAGATACGAAATCTCCCAGGAAGAACTGCGCCCGTACTTCCCAGAAAACAAGGTGCTGAGTGGCCTGTTCCACACGGTTGAGCGCCTGTTTGGCCTGAAAATCGAAGAGCAAACCGAGTTCGACCGCTGGCATAAAGACGTGCGTTTCTTCCATATTTTTGATGCCGAAGGTGAGCACAGAGGCAGCTTCTACCTCGATTTATACGCCCGCAGCGGCAAACGCGGAGGCGCCTGGATGGACGAGTGTCGGGTACGGCGCTTAAGCGGCGGTGAACTGCAACGCCCGGTGGCCTATCTCACCTGTAACTTCAACGGTCCGGTGGGCGGCAAACCAGCGCTGTTCACCCACGACGAAGTGGTAACCCTGTTCCACGAATTTGGCCACGGCATTCACCATATGCTGACCAAGGTCGATGTGGCGGGCGTGTCCGGCATCAATGGTGTGCCCTGGGATGCGGTAGAACTGCCAAGTCAGTTCATGGAAAACTGGTGCTGGGAAGAAGAAGCCTTGCAGGAAATCTCCGGCCACTTTGAAACCGGTGAGCCACTGCCCAAGAGCATGCTGGACAAGATGCTGGCGGCGAAAAACTTCCAGTCGGCGATGATGATGGTGCGTCAGCTGGAGTTCTCGCTGTTCGATTTCCGCCTGCACCTGGAATACAACAGCGAAGACGGCGCCCGTATTCAGGAAACCCTGGATGAAGTGCGTCAGCAGGTTGCTGTGGTGATCCCCCCCAGTATCAACCGCTTCCAGCACAGCTTCTCGCACATTTTTGCCGGCGGTTATGCTGCCGGTTACTACAGCTACAAATGGGCCGAAGTGCTGTCGGCAGACGCCTTCTCGCGCTTTGAAGATGAAGGGATTTTCAACCCACAAACCGGCCGAGCCTTCCTCACCAACATCCTCGAGATGGGTGGCAGCGAAGAGCCGATGGAGCTGTTCCGCCGCTTTATGGGCCGTGAACCCAACACAGACGCGCTGCTGCGTCACAGCGGTATCAGTCACTGA
- a CDS encoding glutathione S-transferase family protein: MELFYHPLSRYSQKVLLGLYEKQANFYPRVTELRDPLQRQAFSSLYPLCKLPLLKCVDGSLLPESTIIIEYLDHHIHGGTRLLPVDDNDRLRVRLWDRILDNDVSNQLFLLEQQLSMAPEHRNELAMAQVRQKLLQVFAGIDEELANSHWLVGDGFTLADCALLPCLEPAFELMGLLDLENLCRYRQQAKLRGAWELVAEEAALAAAAEVTGLKLIP; this comes from the coding sequence ATGGAGCTCTTCTACCATCCGCTTTCCCGTTACTCCCAAAAGGTACTTCTTGGGCTGTACGAGAAACAGGCGAACTTCTATCCCAGGGTCACTGAACTCAGAGACCCCTTGCAGCGTCAGGCCTTCAGTAGCCTCTATCCCCTGTGCAAGCTGCCGCTGCTCAAATGCGTTGATGGCAGTCTGCTGCCGGAATCCACCATCATTATTGAATACCTCGACCACCATATTCACGGCGGCACCAGGCTGCTGCCGGTGGATGACAATGACCGTCTGCGGGTCAGGCTGTGGGACAGGATCCTCGATAACGATGTCAGCAATCAGTTGTTTTTGCTGGAACAGCAACTGAGCATGGCGCCTGAACATCGCAACGAGTTGGCCATGGCGCAAGTGCGCCAAAAGCTGCTGCAGGTGTTTGCGGGCATAGATGAGGAGCTTGCCAACAGCCACTGGCTGGTGGGCGATGGCTTTACCCTGGCCGACTGCGCGCTGCTGCCTTGTCTGGAGCCGGCGTTTGAGCTGATGGGTTTGCTGGATTTGGAAAATCTCTGCCGCTACCGCCAGCAGGCCAAGCTAAGAGGCGCCTGGGAGCTGGTGGCAGAGGAGGCGGCACTGGCCGCCGCCGCGGAAGTCACAGGGCTGAAACTTATCCCTTAA
- a CDS encoding DNA-3-methyladenine glycosylase I, translating into MKIESFASIYQRAAERKGGVDALEALLPQSLSADEYQEYSDDRLLSAMSKQIFQSGFVWKVVDAKWAAYEEAFFGFDPLKILLMSPEQLDARASDPALIRHEKKTRAIYDNALMVKEIAAEHGSLARYIGLWPGEEITALWQVLKKRGARLGGNTGPYFLRATGKDTFLLTSDVEGYLRATGLVDAGLATQKGLAQAQAAFNHWQAESGRTLAQVSRIIACGVGDNRI; encoded by the coding sequence ATGAAAATCGAATCCTTTGCCAGTATTTATCAGCGCGCCGCCGAGCGAAAAGGCGGCGTCGATGCGCTTGAGGCACTGCTGCCACAGTCTTTGTCGGCCGACGAATATCAGGAATATTCTGATGACCGGTTACTGTCGGCCATGAGCAAGCAGATTTTTCAGAGTGGTTTTGTGTGGAAGGTGGTGGACGCCAAATGGGCCGCCTATGAAGAGGCGTTTTTTGGCTTCGATCCGCTGAAGATTTTGCTGATGTCACCGGAGCAACTGGATGCCCGCGCCAGCGATCCTGCGCTTATCCGCCATGAAAAAAAGACCCGGGCCATCTACGACAATGCCTTGATGGTGAAAGAAATTGCTGCTGAACATGGCAGTCTGGCACGTTATATCGGCCTCTGGCCCGGGGAAGAGATCACCGCCTTGTGGCAGGTACTCAAAAAGCGCGGCGCCAGGCTTGGGGGCAATACCGGCCCTTACTTCCTGCGCGCCACCGGGAAAGACACCTTCCTGCTGACCTCAGATGTGGAGGGCTATCTGAGGGCAACCGGTCTGGTGGATGCAGGGCTTGCCACCCAAAAGGGCCTGGCTCAGGCGCAGGCCGCCTTTAACCACTGGCAGGCTGAATCGGGCCGGACGCTGGCTCAAGTCAGCCGCATTATTGCCTGCGGCGTGGGTGACAACCGGATTTAA